Proteins from one Lacrimispora sphenoides genomic window:
- a CDS encoding HPr family phosphocarrier protein has protein sequence MVSAKVVIKNPTGLHLRPAGILCKEAMNFNSSVSFRFKNTTANAKSVLSVLGACVKSGDEITFVCEGADEEEALATMVKAVEEGLGE, from the coding sequence ATGGTTAGTGCTAAAGTTGTTATAAAGAATCCTACCGGCCTGCACCTAAGGCCGGCGGGGATTCTTTGTAAGGAAGCCATGAACTTTAATTCTTCGGTGAGTTTTCGATTTAAGAACACCACCGCCAATGCGAAAAGCGTGCTTAGCGTATTGGGTGCCTGCGTAAAAAGCGGGGATGAGATTACTTTTGTCTGTGAGGGAGCAGATGAGGAGGAAGCTCTGGCAACCATGGTCAAGGCTGTTGAAGAGGGTCTTGGCGAATAG
- a CDS encoding CdaR family protein: protein MKEKLLNNLGLKLSSLVLAFAVWMAIVNISNPIIDDSQIVPVEARNEDVLEAANLTYENMGKDSVTVSYQVRTRDRSLLRASDFHAYVDLKDYNVTGAIPITVEINKDKENLVKSDTITAKPMVMRIRTEELQRKKFDLQVQTKGSQEDGYELGMITLSPDYVTVEGPESQIGQINHMGIEIDVDNANADIKGVANPVFYDANGNKMPELENKVTVNRHEIEYTVSVLKAKNLTINFEVSGEVAKGYRYTGLESNFKSVPVVGTNSLLASLTSLSVSSDKLNIDGATSDKVVQLDLSQYLPPNTSIAGEEYKNVTVKLKVEPLTTRVFTLKLKNLDKKGAEADYDYSFDKETSDVTVKGLKADLDALTETNLNAVLDVTDQEAGPHAGMVTFEVSGGFEVVGYTPFNVTVTHKNPGPGTDESTTATSAEVPESQ, encoded by the coding sequence ATGAAGGAAAAGCTGTTAAATAATCTTGGACTGAAGCTCTCGTCTCTGGTGCTTGCCTTTGCAGTATGGATGGCTATTGTCAACATTTCCAATCCCATCATTGACGATTCCCAGATAGTTCCGGTGGAGGCGCGCAATGAGGACGTGCTGGAGGCTGCAAATTTAACCTATGAAAATATGGGAAAGGATTCGGTAACAGTCAGTTATCAGGTGAGAACAAGAGACCGTTCCCTGTTGAGGGCTTCGGATTTTCATGCCTATGTTGATTTAAAGGACTATAACGTAACTGGAGCCATTCCAATCACGGTGGAAATTAATAAAGATAAAGAAAACCTTGTAAAGAGCGATACCATTACGGCTAAGCCAATGGTGATGCGGATCAGAACGGAAGAGCTTCAGCGCAAGAAGTTTGATCTTCAGGTTCAGACCAAAGGAAGCCAGGAGGACGGGTATGAACTGGGAATGATCACCCTGTCACCGGATTATGTGACAGTGGAAGGTCCTGAATCCCAGATCGGCCAGATCAACCATATGGGAATCGAAATTGATGTGGATAATGCCAATGCGGATATAAAGGGAGTGGCTAATCCGGTCTTTTACGATGCCAACGGCAACAAGATGCCGGAACTGGAAAATAAGGTAACTGTCAACAGGCATGAGATCGAATATACGGTATCTGTGCTAAAGGCAAAAAATCTCACGATCAATTTCGAGGTTTCAGGGGAAGTGGCAAAAGGATACCGGTATACGGGATTGGAATCTAACTTTAAATCCGTGCCGGTGGTAGGTACGAATTCCCTTCTTGCCTCCTTGACCAGCTTATCTGTTTCTTCTGATAAGCTGAATATTGACGGCGCCACCTCTGATAAGGTGGTTCAGCTGGATTTAAGCCAGTATCTGCCGCCAAACACCTCTATTGCAGGGGAAGAATATAAGAATGTAACCGTGAAGCTGAAGGTAGAACCATTGACTACCAGGGTATTCACTTTAAAACTGAAGAATCTGGATAAAAAAGGTGCAGAAGCTGATTACGATTACAGTTTTGATAAAGAAACTTCTGATGTTACGGTAAAAGGGCTCAAAGCAGATTTGGATGCATTGACGGAAACGAACTTGAATGCAGTTCTTGACGTAACGGACCAGGAGGCTGGCCCTCATGCCGGAATGGTGACATTTGAGGTTTCAGGAGGATTTGAAGTGGTTGGTTATACACCTTTCAATGTGACGGTAACCCATAAGAATCCTGGACCCGGAACGGATGAAAGTACTACAGCCACTTCTGCGGAAGTGCCTGAGTCACAATGA
- the ptsP gene encoding phosphoenolpyruvate--protein phosphotransferase, whose translation MFKGTSASAGIGIGKAVNVEEAELKIRKEAITDPEAEKARFQAAVKQAMEETGLLAQDLATKVGEKEAEILNGHLLLLSDPMLTGEIENSITGEKVNSEYAVENVCNTYADMFASMGDELMQQRATDMHDIKTRVQKILMGVSSVDISALPEGSVIVARDLTPSMTAGINPEKVVGIVTELGGKTSHSAILARALEIPAVVAIEGFLGQVSDGDDMILDGSQGIVIVKPEDSLKAEYSVKREAFLKEKKELEQYIGKPTVTKDGTTIELVANIGKPEDVEKVLHYDGEGIGLFRTEFLFMDRTSMPTEDEQYEAYRKVAVAMNGKPVIIRTLDIGGDKEIPYMGLEKDENPFLGYRAIRFCLDRKEDVYKPQLRALLRASAFGNIRIMVPMVTCLEEFREAKALVEELKKEFDEKGIAYKKDIQVGIMVETAAASLMADAFAKEVDFFSIGTNDLTQYTMSVDRGNDKVSYLYSPLNPAVLRSIRHVIECGRREGIMVGMCGEAASDPMIIPLLLAFGLNEFSMSASAILNARKLITGYSIKDLQAVAEKAMSYSTVKEVEDYMREFISHI comes from the coding sequence ATGTTTAAAGGAACAAGTGCATCTGCGGGAATCGGTATTGGGAAGGCCGTTAACGTGGAAGAAGCAGAACTTAAGATCAGGAAAGAGGCAATAACGGATCCGGAGGCTGAAAAGGCCCGCTTTCAGGCAGCAGTCAAACAGGCCATGGAAGAGACAGGCCTTCTGGCACAGGATCTGGCAACTAAAGTGGGAGAGAAGGAAGCGGAGATTTTAAATGGTCATTTATTGCTCCTTTCCGATCCAATGCTCACAGGTGAGATCGAAAATTCCATAACAGGGGAGAAGGTTAACAGCGAATATGCGGTTGAAAATGTATGCAATACTTATGCCGATATGTTTGCTTCTATGGGAGACGAGCTCATGCAGCAGAGAGCAACGGACATGCACGATATCAAAACCCGTGTGCAGAAGATACTTATGGGGGTAAGCTCTGTGGATATTTCCGCTCTGCCGGAAGGAAGTGTGATTGTAGCAAGAGATTTAACACCTTCCATGACAGCCGGGATCAATCCGGAAAAGGTAGTAGGTATTGTCACAGAACTGGGAGGAAAAACATCCCACAGTGCAATTCTTGCAAGAGCCTTGGAAATTCCTGCAGTGGTTGCCATTGAGGGATTTTTAGGCCAGGTATCCGATGGAGATGATATGATACTGGATGGTTCTCAGGGAATTGTCATCGTAAAGCCGGAAGATTCGTTAAAAGCGGAGTATTCCGTAAAAAGAGAAGCCTTTTTAAAGGAAAAGAAGGAACTGGAGCAATACATCGGAAAGCCTACTGTGACAAAGGATGGCACGACCATTGAATTGGTAGCCAATATCGGAAAGCCTGAGGATGTGGAAAAGGTTCTACATTATGATGGGGAAGGAATCGGACTGTTCCGTACAGAATTTTTGTTTATGGACCGTACATCAATGCCAACAGAGGACGAGCAGTATGAAGCTTACCGGAAGGTTGCGGTTGCTATGAACGGCAAGCCCGTGATTATCCGGACTCTGGATATCGGTGGAGACAAGGAAATCCCATACATGGGCCTTGAAAAGGACGAAAATCCATTTTTAGGATACAGAGCGATCCGTTTCTGCCTGGACCGGAAGGAAGATGTGTATAAGCCTCAGCTGCGGGCCCTTTTAAGAGCCAGCGCGTTCGGGAACATCCGCATCATGGTTCCCATGGTGACCTGTCTGGAAGAGTTCAGGGAAGCAAAGGCACTTGTCGAGGAGCTTAAGAAAGAATTTGATGAAAAGGGAATAGCATATAAAAAGGACATACAGGTGGGAATCATGGTGGAGACAGCTGCCGCTTCTTTGATGGCGGATGCATTTGCAAAGGAAGTTGATTTCTTCAGCATCGGAACCAATGACCTGACCCAGTACACCATGTCCGTGGACAGGGGAAATGATAAGGTATCCTACTTATATTCCCCGTTAAATCCTGCAGTATTAAGAAGCATCCGCCATGTCATTGAATGCGGACGCAGAGAAGGAATTATGGTTGGAATGTGCGGGGAGGCTGCCAGCGATCCCATGATCATCCCTCTGCTTCTGGCATTTGGCTTAAATGAATTCAGCATGAGTGCGTCGGCTATCTTAAACGCCAGAAAGCTGATCACCGGCTACAGCATTAAGGATTTACAGGCAGTGGCAGAAAAGGCAATGTCCTATTCCACTGTAAAAGAGGTAGAAGATTACATGAGAGAGTTTATTAGTCATATATAA
- the cdaA gene encoding diadenylate cyclase CdaA gives MADFLDGMYSWVSFLPRISKTNLVEIIIIAVLLYELLTWIMNTRAWTLLKGIIVILLFYLFAYVFRLDNIFWILNKIATPAVTMAIVIFQPELRKALEQLGSKNPFTGILTFDDGRDNSAFTDKTINEVVKATFEMAKVKTGALMVIERVDSLKEIERTGIEVGGVVSSQLIINIFEHNTPLHDGAVVIRGNRVAAATCYLPLSDNMSISKELGTRHRAAVGVSEVSDSITIVVSEETGRVTVALEGGLRKITDADMLRSVLAGVKQAQEEGSRFRILKGRRKNEGKAVK, from the coding sequence CGAAAACAAACTTAGTTGAAATTATTATCATAGCCGTTCTGCTGTATGAGCTGCTGACCTGGATCATGAATACAAGAGCATGGACATTATTAAAGGGAATTATTGTGATCCTTCTTTTCTATCTCTTTGCATATGTATTCCGGTTGGATAATATTTTTTGGATTCTCAATAAAATTGCTACGCCGGCTGTTACCATGGCGATTGTGATCTTTCAGCCGGAGCTTCGGAAGGCTCTGGAGCAGTTAGGAAGCAAGAATCCCTTTACGGGAATTCTCACCTTTGATGACGGCCGGGATAATTCCGCTTTTACGGATAAAACCATCAACGAGGTGGTAAAGGCTACTTTTGAGATGGCAAAAGTCAAGACCGGAGCGCTCATGGTAATCGAACGAGTGGATTCTTTAAAGGAGATCGAACGAACTGGAATAGAAGTAGGTGGAGTTGTAAGCAGCCAGCTTATTATCAACATCTTTGAGCATAATACACCGCTTCACGACGGAGCGGTGGTAATCCGGGGAAACCGTGTTGCAGCGGCTACCTGTTACCTGCCTCTGTCCGATAATATGAGCATCAGCAAGGAACTGGGTACAAGACACAGGGCCGCAGTAGGTGTCAGTGAAGTGAGCGACAGCATTACCATTGTGGTATCGGAAGAAACCGGGCGTGTGACGGTGGCCCTGGAAGGCGGTCTTAGAAAGATTACAGATGCTGATATGCTCCGGTCAGTCCTTGCAGGTGTAAAACAGGCGCAGGAGGAAGGAAGCAGATTCAGGATTTTGAAGGGAAGGCGTAAGAATGAAGGAAAAGCTGTTAAATAA